A window of Candidatus Thermodiscus eudorianus genomic DNA:
TACCCGAGGAAGTCGTCGATACACGTCACTCCACTGAAGAAGCTATACCATCCAGTCAAGCTCAGGTTACTGGAGGACGGTGTCCCGAGAGCGTTGAGGGGCTAAGCCTAGCCCCATCCATTATATTTTTATCCTAAACTATTTTTCCTAGATGATCCCGGAGCACACTAGCCCTCGTTTAAAGCTTCCAAGCTAGAAGTGAGGGGGCCACTGGTGGCGCCGCGGGCGGGATTTGAACCCGCGCGGGGTCTCCCCCACCGGCTTAGCAGGCCGGCGCCCTAACCAGGCTAGGCGACCGCGGCACCCTCCGTATTGACTCGTTAAAGCCTTCTAGGGTTTTAGGCTTTCCGCTCAGCCGTCCACCAGGCCGTCTTCCCGTGCAATCGATTTAACCCTCTAGAAAGGCCTGGGTAACGAGGTGGTCTATACAATGGTCAAGTCCTATCTAGACGGCAAGGTGTATTGGATAATCCTAGACAAGCCAGATAAACTGAACAGCTTCGACTCAGAGACGCTCCAAGAACTGAGGAACAGGACGCTCGAAGGGTGCAGGAGCATAGCAAGCCTAGTAGCGATAAGGGGCGAGGGAAGACTCTTCTCGGCCGGAATGGACCTCGAAGAGATCGCGAACGCCAATACAGCAGGCGACGTTAGAAGGCTCTTCGAGCGATTCAAGGAGTTCCTAGAGGCAATAGTCTCTTGCCGGGGGAGCATCGCCGGGTTCGACTCGTGGAAGCCGGTTGTAGTCGTGATGAACGGCCCAGCTGTGGCGGGCGGCGCAGAGCTAGCGCTAGCCGCTGACTTGGTGTATGCAGTTAAAGGGAGCTGGCTACAGTGGCCCGAGCTGCGATGGGGCCTGATACCCCCGATGCTAGCCGGGTTGACGGCGCAGAACGGCTCAGCCAGGCTAGCCCAGCTGGGGCTCGCCATGGAGAGGGTCAGCGTCGAGGAGGCCCGCAGCCTAGGCATAGTGTCCAGTGTATTCGAGGACCTGGACTCGGCGCTAGAAGCGGTAGCCAGGCTAGCCGCTCAATTGGAGTCCGCTGGAGGCCGGGCGGTAGACGCCTTCCTGGGACCGTTGAGGAGGGATAAGATGTCGTGGCTTGAGAGGGCTAAAGACCTCGTTGCCCTGGCCGAGAGGGAGGAATTCATAGAGGAGGCCAGGGCTTTCCTCTCCAAGTCCAAGAAACAATAACACCGCCACCCCCGCTCCCAGACACCGGTCGCCCCGCCTATACTGGCCTACCGTTGGTGAACCTCCAGGCGTATAGGAGGCAGGCCCTTATCCCCTCCCGTGGCACGAGTTCGGGGCATCTATTGATCGTGAACCCGGCTGTCCCGTCAATGTAGTTGGCGAGTGGCTGGGGGTCCCTCCTGCTTGTATTCTCCTGGAAGACGCAGCGGGGCCCTGTCCACTTGAAGAGTCGTGGATGGACCTGTACCAGCTTATTCCATAGGAGCCATGAGACGTGTCTTATCTCCCACTGTGCCCGGGTGCACATCCTGAGCGGTAGGAAGGATTGGACTAGTTCCCTGGCGTTCATGGTGGCGATTATCCTGCTCCTAACTGCATGGGGTATAGTGAACCTCGCGTCTTCTCTGGGCACGCCTCTCGCGAGTAGCTTGTAGTACATAGATGTGGCCTGTAGATAGTGCTTCGCGGTCTCCACTAGCTGGTCGCTATCCATGCTCGGGGGGAAGACGTAGGCCTCCCTCGCCAGAGACACCACGGTTTCATCGTCTAGACTGTCTGTCATGCCGAGTGCCTTGGAGTAGCATTTGTATGCGTCCCTCTCGGGGAATCTCTTAGGCGAGGGCGGGCAGTCGAGTCCCAGGAGGCTCGACGCCTTCAGGGCTATGTCCCTTAGAGTCCCCTCAGTGTATCTCATGCTCTGCTGCGTATAGCTCGCTATCCTGTGCCGGACTAGTTGGTGCGTGCATACCCGGGAGCAGCCTTCGGCTATCCACGTGTAGCTTGAGTGCTCCCACGGGCTGAAGTGTTGCCTCCTCCAGGTTTCCCTTATCCAGGTCTCCACCTCCTCATCCTTCATTGATAGGAGGCTTTGGACGTCCTTCCTTGAGAGGCTCAGCTTCGACGCGGCTGCTATGATTTTGTCGCCCTCCCTCGTGTATGCCACTAGGTGTACTCGTATCTTGTCCAAGACCCTGTACCCGGGGTGGTATTCGCTTTGGCTCCCTGTTTTAACCCGGAAGCCCAGATGGCAAAAACAGTATATCATATTGTGGCTTTGGATGCAGGTCTTATGGTATTATCCCTGGGCGGGTAATGGTTATAATATATTTTCACATGAGATACAAAGCATATTTTAACTGGACACTGCTACCGGTATCGACGAAGATATCCCTTTGAAGTGGGGTGTGCGCTTCGTGGGCATGAAATGGATAGCGGCAATCCTACTGGCACTATTCACGATAGCCCCTGTCATGGCAGCGGTATCATACTCACAGCCGGTAACAATCACCATAGGCGGCCTACTACCACTGACAGGAGACCTACAGAGCTACGGAGAAAGAGCCAACGCCGCGGTAGAATTCGCGGTCCAAGAGATGAACCAGTACCTAGAGGAGAAGAACGCCTGGTTCAGGCTAAACCTCGTGGTTGAGGACACGCAGACCAAGCCCGACGTGGCGGTACAGAAGCTGAGCTCACTGGTAGCCCAGGGAGTCAAGTTCGTGGTCGGGCCAATGACCAGCGCAGAGGTTAAGAAGGTGAAGGGCACCGCTGACGAGCAGAACGTGCTCATAATCAGCCCGAGCAGCACCGCCATAGAGCTGGCCATACCCAACGACAACGTCTTCAGGTTCTGTCCAGCCGACGACGTGCAGAGCAAGGCCATAGGTGCGCTAGCCGAGAAGCTAGGCCTAAAGGCGGTCGTCATAATCAACAGGGCCGATACCTGGGGCAACGGGCTAATGGAGGCCACAAAGAAGGTGCTCCAAGACAGGGGAGTCGAGGTAGCTAAGGTGTACAGCTACAACGCCGAGAGCCCAGCCTTCTCAAGCATAGCCACGAACCTAAACGACGAGCTAGGCAAGCTGCTCAAGGAATACAAGCCGAACGAGGTCGCAGTTATACTGATAGCCTTCAACGAGGCCAAGGACCTCTTCATAGAGGCTAGGAAGTACCCCAACACTGGCAAAGTAGCCTGGATTGGCAGCGACGGTACAGCCCTGCTAACCGAGATAGTAAGCGACCCTGTCAGCGGCGAGTTCTCCTCGAAGGTGCTCTTCATCAACCCGATCTTCAGCCCAGCCGCGACGGACGAGCAGGCTAAGGTCGCCCAGTACGTGAAGCAGAAGCTAGGCGTAGAGCCCGACGCATACGCCCTGGCAGCACACGACGCTGTAGTAGCCATCGCGTTAGCAATACTACAGGCCGGGCAGACAGACGACATGGACCAGCTAGTCAACAAGGTCAAGCAGCTCATACCACAGGTAGTCCAGAGCGACGAGTTCGCGAAGTATGCTGCAACCGGCAAGTTCCCGCTGAATGACGCTGGCGACAGGGCCACCGCCGACTACGACTTCTGGGTCGTTATGAAAACTGGGGCAAAGTACGACTGGGTCAAGGCTGGCCAGTACAAGGGCCTTGAGGACAAGGTAGTCTTCATCAAGCTACCGAACGGGAAGACCTACCTAGACCTATTCCAGGAGACATTCGCCCCCGCCCCATCCCCGACCAAGACCACCACCGCAGCACCATCCCCGACTACGACAACAGCTTCACCAGCAGAGACGGCTAAGACCACTACCACCGAGGAGAAGAAGGGCGGCACCAGCACCGGGCTAATAGTAGGCATCATAATCATTATCATCATAATAATAGCTGCAATAGCATTAGCCAAGAAATAGCCCTCTAGCCTACCATACACTCAACTCCTTTCTTTGACAATAATTTTTCCCTCTAAATCCTTGTCCACGAGGAGGTAGCGGATTTATAGTCGTCTCCTAGACCCCCTACAACCAGCCATGAGAAGCCCGTAGACACCCGCATTAAAGGGTGAAGAAAGTGTCTCAGGCAGGCGTGCAAGACCGGGCTAAGGGGGCTCCGCCCGAGGGGGGAGTTGTACTTGAGACCCGTGACCTGGTGAAGAGGTTCGGGGGCATAGTTGCGCTGAACCGGGTCAATATCAAGTTGTTCAGGGGCAGGATCACCCTGTTGATCGGCCCCAACGGGAGCGGGAAGACCACGCTGGTCAACGTAGTCTCAGGGTTCATCCCCCCGGACGAGGGGAAGGTGATATTCAAGGGACGGGATATAACCCACATCCCGCCCCATGACAGGGTTAAGCTGGGCATGGTTAGGACCTTCCAGATCCCCAGGCCCTTTATGAATTTAACCGTCTTGGAGAACGTTCTTGCAGCGGCCGAGGGGAACCCGGGGGAGAACCCCTACCTGGCCGGGATATCTAGGGGGAGGTGGCTTGGTTTCGAGGAGGAGGCGACTAAGAGGGCCTTATCCATCCTAGAATGGGTTGGTCTCCTCCCCAAGTGGGATGTAAGGGCTAGCGAGCTGAGCGGCGGCCAGTTGAAGCTCCTTGAGATAGCTAGGGCGATTATGAAGGGCGCCGACACCATTATCATGGACGAGCCGGCCGCCGGCGTCAACCCGAGGCTGGTCGAGGAGCTCTTCCAGAAGATAATCAAGCTCAGCAGGGAGAAGCACATAACATTCCTCATAATAGAGCACAGGATAGGCCTGGTAGCGAAGTACATGGACTATGCCTACGCGATGAACATGGGCAGGGTGATCGCCGAGGGGACTCCCGAAGAGGTGCTCAACAACCCCATGGTCCTGGAGAGCTATCTGGGTGGTTAGCCGTGGCCCAGGGTAACGGAGACGCCATAATGAAGCTCATAGACGTCAACGCCGGCTATGGGAAGCTGCAGACGCTCTTCGACGTCAACCTAGAGATACCCACGGGCAAGATAACAGTCATAGTAGGCCCTAACGGGGCCGGCAAGAGCACGCTGTTGAAGACGCTCTTCGGCCTCACGACAGTCTATAGTGGAAAGGTGCTGTTCGACGGCAGGGACATAACCCACATGGCCCCCCACGAGAGGGCCAAGCTGGGGATGGCGTTCATATTCCAGCTGAACAACATATTCGCCAACCTCACGGTCATAGAGAACCTGAGGCTGGCAGGCCACGACCTCCCGAAGGACGTATTGGAGGAGAGGATAAACGAGGTGTTCGAGACCTTCCCAAGGCTACGGGAGAGGATGGACCAGAAGGCCGGTACTATGAGCGGCGGTGAGAGGCAGATGCTCGCCATGGGGATCGGCATGATCAGGAAGCCCAAGCTATTCCTAATAGACGAGCCAACAGCAGGACTAGCGCCTAAGATAGCAAAGGAGGTGCTAGCCAACGTCAAGAGGCTGAACGAGCAGGGCTACACGATAGTGCTAGTGGAGCAGAACACCAAGGCGGGGCTAGAGATAGGGGACAAGGGAGTCCTAGTCGTCAGTGGGAGAGTTGTTTTCGACGGGCCCGCGAAGGAGCTGATGGCCAGGAAGGACCTGGCCCGCATCTACCTGGGGCTGGGAGTATAGGAGGTGGAGATCCCGTGGACTGGAACCTGTTCATGAGCACCACGATATACGCAAGCGTCCTAGCCCTGCTGAGCCTAGGGATCACGCTCATCTACATGACCACCAAGGTGTTCAACTTCGCCCACCCGAGGCTAAGCCTGGTGGCGGCCTATGCCTCAGCCACGCTAATGGCGTACTACGCCAAGTCAACCGGGACAGGGCCCAACCTGACCCCCAAGGAGACGTTCATTGGGGCCACGACAGTGCCCTTCTCATGGGAGTTCTACGCCATAGGCATAGTAGTCTCAATGGTATTCGGCGTCATAGCAGCGCTCGTAGAGTACTACGGGATACTGAAGCCCCTATCAAAGAGGGGGGCCGACTTCCTCATGCTTATGATCGCGACTCTAGCCTACGACTTCCTCCTGGTAGCGGCCCTCTTCATATACAACACGCACGTCGATATAAGGAAGATACTCGCCGACGTGGGGGTACTGTCAACGAAGATGAGCATGACCAGCTACGACGTGATAGTTGTGACGAAGGGCGGCACATTCATAAGCGGCTCCTTCCTGTTCTCAATAGCCCTCATAATACTACTAGGCCTATCACTGTACCTACTACTATTCAAGACAACGCTCGGAGTCAAGATGAGGGCCAGCGTCGAGAACCCCCCGCTAGCAGAGGTACTCGGCATCAACGTAGAGAAGGTATACGCGATATCATGGATAATCAGCGGGTTGACAGCAGGTCTAGCAGGCTACCTAATGCTCATGGCCGCGGGAGCCGGGAGCCTGAAGCCCATATCAGCGACGAGCCCGGCCGACGAGATAGTAGTCAGCGCCTTCGCCGGCAGCATAATAGGGGGAGTAAACAGTATATTCGGCAGCATAGGCGGCGGAGTTCTAATCGGGTTCGTCGAACTCTACATACCGAACTGGCTAGCGGTACTCACCGGCAACGCAGAGCTCTTCAAGTACAGCAAGGTCATATCAATGCTGGCGGTAGCGCTGACCCTGCTCTTCGCTCCAGAGGGCCTGAGCGGCCTGATAAAGAGCGGCAGGCTAAGGAGAATCCTCTCTAGGAAGGAGGAGGGGGTGTAGAGGGCGATGGTCAACCTCGAAGTACTATTCGAGGAGATCATAAGCTTCATAGCAATCTACTACGTGCTAACCGCGGCCCTAAACGTCAAGGCAGGGATGACCGGCATACCGGACTTCGGCCACGCAATGTTCTTCGCGGTAGGAGGTATAGTGGTCG
This region includes:
- a CDS encoding enoyl-CoA hydratase/isomerase family protein; translated protein: MVKSYLDGKVYWIILDKPDKLNSFDSETLQELRNRTLEGCRSIASLVAIRGEGRLFSAGMDLEEIANANTAGDVRRLFERFKEFLEAIVSCRGSIAGFDSWKPVVVVMNGPAVAGGAELALAADLVYAVKGSWLQWPELRWGLIPPMLAGLTAQNGSARLAQLGLAMERVSVEEARSLGIVSSVFEDLDSALEAVARLAAQLESAGGRAVDAFLGPLRRDKMSWLERAKDLVALAEREEFIEEARAFLSKSKKQ
- a CDS encoding FAD-dependent thymidylate synthase, with translation MDKIRVHLVAYTREGDKIIAAASKLSLSRKDVQSLLSMKDEEVETWIRETWRRQHFSPWEHSSYTWIAEGCSRVCTHQLVRHRIASYTQQSMRYTEGTLRDIALKASSLLGLDCPPSPKRFPERDAYKCYSKALGMTDSLDDETVVSLAREAYVFPPSMDSDQLVETAKHYLQATSMYYKLLARGVPREDARFTIPHAVRSRIIATMNARELVQSFLPLRMCTRAQWEIRHVSWLLWNKLVQVHPRLFKWTGPRCVFQENTSRRDPQPLANYIDGTAGFTINRCPELVPREGIRACLLYAWRFTNGRPV
- a CDS encoding penicillin-binding protein activator, with product MKWIAAILLALFTIAPVMAAVSYSQPVTITIGGLLPLTGDLQSYGERANAAVEFAVQEMNQYLEEKNAWFRLNLVVEDTQTKPDVAVQKLSSLVAQGVKFVVGPMTSAEVKKVKGTADEQNVLIISPSSTAIELAIPNDNVFRFCPADDVQSKAIGALAEKLGLKAVVIINRADTWGNGLMEATKKVLQDRGVEVAKVYSYNAESPAFSSIATNLNDELGKLLKEYKPNEVAVILIAFNEAKDLFIEARKYPNTGKVAWIGSDGTALLTEIVSDPVSGEFSSKVLFINPIFSPAATDEQAKVAQYVKQKLGVEPDAYALAAHDAVVAIALAILQAGQTDDMDQLVNKVKQLIPQVVQSDEFAKYAATGKFPLNDAGDRATADYDFWVVMKTGAKYDWVKAGQYKGLEDKVVFIKLPNGKTYLDLFQETFAPAPSPTKTTTAAPSPTTTTASPAETAKTTTTEEKKGGTSTGLIVGIIIIIIIIIAAIALAKK
- a CDS encoding ABC transporter ATP-binding protein, with protein sequence MSQAGVQDRAKGAPPEGGVVLETRDLVKRFGGIVALNRVNIKLFRGRITLLIGPNGSGKTTLVNVVSGFIPPDEGKVIFKGRDITHIPPHDRVKLGMVRTFQIPRPFMNLTVLENVLAAAEGNPGENPYLAGISRGRWLGFEEEATKRALSILEWVGLLPKWDVRASELSGGQLKLLEIARAIMKGADTIIMDEPAAGVNPRLVEELFQKIIKLSREKHITFLIIEHRIGLVAKYMDYAYAMNMGRVIAEGTPEEVLNNPMVLESYLGG
- a CDS encoding ABC transporter ATP-binding protein, with amino-acid sequence MAQGNGDAIMKLIDVNAGYGKLQTLFDVNLEIPTGKITVIVGPNGAGKSTLLKTLFGLTTVYSGKVLFDGRDITHMAPHERAKLGMAFIFQLNNIFANLTVIENLRLAGHDLPKDVLEERINEVFETFPRLRERMDQKAGTMSGGERQMLAMGIGMIRKPKLFLIDEPTAGLAPKIAKEVLANVKRLNEQGYTIVLVEQNTKAGLEIGDKGVLVVSGRVVFDGPAKELMARKDLARIYLGLGV
- a CDS encoding branched-chain amino acid ABC transporter permease → MDWNLFMSTTIYASVLALLSLGITLIYMTTKVFNFAHPRLSLVAAYASATLMAYYAKSTGTGPNLTPKETFIGATTVPFSWEFYAIGIVVSMVFGVIAALVEYYGILKPLSKRGADFLMLMIATLAYDFLLVAALFIYNTHVDIRKILADVGVLSTKMSMTSYDVIVVTKGGTFISGSFLFSIALIILLGLSLYLLLFKTTLGVKMRASVENPPLAEVLGINVEKVYAISWIISGLTAGLAGYLMLMAAGAGSLKPISATSPADEIVVSAFAGSIIGGVNSIFGSIGGGVLIGFVELYIPNWLAVLTGNAELFKYSKVISMLAVALTLLFAPEGLSGLIKSGRLRRILSRKEEGV